The proteins below are encoded in one region of Saccharomyces kudriavzevii IFO 1802 strain IFO1802 genome assembly, chromosome: 5:
- the HPA3 gene encoding D-amino-acid N-acetyltransferase (similar to Saccharomyces cerevisiae HPA3 (YEL066W)) produces the protein MSEKESEKMANDRIVVRAIEAGDEEAWNKLWVQYQGFQKIVMPPEVGKTSFARFLDPTVKLWGALAIDTETGDAIGLAHYLSHLTSWHVEEVLYLNDLYVTEHARIKGVGRKLIEFVYKHADELGTPAVYWVTDHYNHRAQLLYTKVGYKTDKVVYKRTGY, from the coding sequence ATGTCAGAGAaagaatctgaaaaaatggctAACGATCGAATTGTAGTTAGGGCCATTGAGGCAGGAGACGAAGAAGCCTGGAACAAGCTGTGGGTGCAGTACCAGGGTTTCCAGAAAATTGTCATGCCTCCAGAGGTAGGCAAGACCAGTTTTGCGAGGTTCTTAGACCCCACAGTCAAGCTATGGGGGGCACTTGCCATTGACACCGAGACCGGCGATGCAATTGGTCTTGCACACTATTTGAGCCATTTGACATCGTGGCATGTCGAGGAAGTTCTATATTTGAACGACTTATATGTCACCGAGCACGCCAGAATCAAAGGTGTGGGTAGAAAGCTTATAGAGTTTGTGTACAAACACGCAGATGAGCTCGGTACACCTGCAGTGTATTGGGTTACGGACCACTACAACCATCGTGCCCAATTACTGTACACCAAAGTGGGTTACAAGACAGACAAAGTTGTTTACAAAAGAACTGGATACTGA
- the SIT1 gene encoding siderophore transporter, whose product MDPSTASRALPEEFTEDIVPEIPEKEAGTTVDVNPTLTISSPAPSYIELIDPGVHNIEIYAEIYNRPLYRVALFFSLFLIAYAYGLDGNIRYTFQAYATSSYSQHSLLSTVNCIKTVIAAVGQIFFARLSDIFGRFSILVISVIFYIMGTVIESQAVNITRFAVGGCFYQLGLTGIILILEVIASDFSNLNWRLLALFIPALPFIINTWISGNVTSAIGTNWKWGIGMWAFILPLACIPLGLCMLHMRYLARKHAKDRLKPEFEALNKLKWKSFCIDIAFWKLDIIGMLLITAFFGCVLVPFTLAGGLKEEWRTAHIIVPEVIGWVVALPLYMLWEMKYSRHPLTPWDLIKDRGIFFALLIAFFINFNWYMQGDYMYTVLIVAVHESIKSATRITSLYSFVSVIVGTILGFILIKVRRTKPFILFGISCWIVSFGLLVHYRGDSGAHAGIIGSLCLLGFGAGSFTYVTQASIQASAKTHARMAIVTSLYLATYNIGSAFGSSVSGAVWTNILPREISKRISDPTLAAQAYGSPFTFIITYTWGTPERIALVMSYRYVQKILCIIGLVFCFPLLGCALMLRNHKLTDSIALEGSDYLESKDAFEPKEKEETFLKSKFLSQFTGKNKEN is encoded by the coding sequence ATGGACCCATCTACTGCCAGCCGTGCTCTTCCTGAGGAGTTCACGGAGGACATTGTTCCTGAGATACCAGAAAAGGAAGCCGGAACTACCGTTGATGTTAATCCGACCTTGACCATATCTTCTCCGGCCCCCTCTTACATAGAATTGATAGATCCAGGTGTGCATAACATTGAAATCTACGCGGAAATCTATAACCGTCCACTGTATCGTGTGGCTTTGTTCTTCTCGCTCTTCCTCATAGCCTATGCTTACGGGTTAGATGGTAATATTCGTTACACTTTCCAGGCGTATGCGACATCTTCATACTCCCAGCACTCCCTGCTGTCGACTGTCAACTGTATCAAGACAGTTATTGCGGCTGTGGGCCAAATCTTCTTTGCCAGGTTGTCCGATATTTTCGGCAGATTCTCTATCTTGGTCATTAGTGTGATCTTTTACATTATGGGGACCGTCATCGAATCGCAAGCGGTGAATATTACTAGGTTTGCTGTTGGTGGTTGTTTTTACCAGTTGGGTCTCACCGGTATCATCCTAATCCTGGAAGTTATTGCTTCAGATTTTTCGAATTTGAACTGGAGATTATTAGCTTTATTCATTCCTGCTCTGCCATTTATTATCAATACTTGGATTAGTGGGAATGTTACAAGTGCTATAGGTACTAACTGGAAATGGGGTATTGGTATGTGGGCTTTCATATTACCGCTGGCTTGTATTCCATTGGGACTCTGTATGTTGCACATGAGATATTTGGCGAGGAAACATGCAAAGGATAGATTGAAGCCTGAATTTGAAGCCCTAAATAAACTAAAGTGGAAGTCATTCTGTATCGACATCGCTTTCTGGAAATTAGATATTATCGGTATGTTGCTAATTACTGCGTTTTTCGGATGCGTATTGGTTCCGTTCACATTAGCTGGTGGTCTGAAGGAAGAATGGAGAACTGCACATATTATTGTCCCTGAAGTCATCGGCTGGGTCGTGGCGCTACCATTGTATATGCTATGGGAAATGAAATACTCAAGGCACCCACTGACACCATGGGACTTGATTAAAGACAgaggtattttttttgctctgCTCATTGCATTCTTCATTAATTTCAATTGGTACATGCAAGGTGACTACATGTATACTGTGCTAATTGTCGCAGTTCATGAGTCGATCAAATCGGCCACAAGAATCACATCCTTGTACTCGTTCGTTTCTGTTATCGTCGGCACAATTCTCGGGTTTATACTGATTAAAGTGAGAAGGACCAAACCCTTTATTCTATTCGGGATTTCTTGTTGGATTGTCTCATTTGGTCTTTTGGTCCATTACCGTGGTGATTCCGGTGCCCATGCCGGTATTATTGGTTCTTTGTGTCTACTAGGTTTTGGTGCAGGTTCATTTACCTACGTGACTCAAGCTTCTATTCAAGCTTCCGCTAAAACTCATGCAAGAATGGCGATAGTAACTTCATTGTACCTGGCTACCTATAACATTGGATCTGCATTTGGTAGTTCTGTTAGTGGTGCTGTTTGGACCAATATTCTACCAAgggaaatttcaaaaagaatttctGATCCCACATTAGCTGCACAAGCATACGGTTCCCCATTCacattcatcatcacttaCACGTGGGGCACACCGGAGAGAATTGCTTTGGTCATGTCCTATCGTTATgttcagaaaattttgtgTATCATAGGTTTGGTGTTCTGCTTTCCTTTGTTAGGCTGTGCCCTCATGTTGAGAAACCACAAACTAACTGATTCTATTGCCCTTGAAGGCAGTGATTACTTGGAAAGCAAAGATGCTTTTGAACCtaaggaaaaggaagaaactTTCCTGAAGAGCAAATTTTTGTCCCAGTTCACAGGaaaaaacaaggaaaacTAA